The Alphaproteobacteria bacterium LSUCC0719 genome includes the window CAAGGAGGAGGTGTCGGCGGCTCTGGCCTCTGTCGATATTGACGAGGCCGCAAGAGCTGCGACGGAAGCTGCCTGGGAAGGAATCTCCACGGCTGACCTTGAACAGGCCATCGAATATATCGAGGAGCATAATGCCCAGACCGATGCCGCGATCGCTGAGCATATGGCGGCGGAAGCTGCGCTTGGCGAAGGCCAGTAGGTCTGCCAACAGCCAGGCAGGTCTGCAAACACACTGTCGATCCAGCATCATCAGTCTGGATCGGCAGGCCCTGATCTGATGATCTGGCTGGACTTTGTGTCAGGTCAGAGTGTGGATGGCGGACCAAAAACAATTCCGGCTTCAGAACCGGATTATCTTCAAATTTGTAAAGAAATCGTTCAGTTGTGTTCGCAATCCTGTGCAGATGCGTGGCGGACATTGACGTCCTGCCGGGTGCATGTCACCGTCCGGTCCTGCGTGTGCAACCTGCCGAATTGCGGCGTCCCCCTTGCCATCGGGCGACTGAATTACCATTGGGCGACTGAGTCACAGGAGACTGAAACCATGATCACTGTCAGACCGGTAGAGGCCGCTGACCATGCCGGATGGGAGCGCCTGTATCGCGGCTATGCTGATTTTTATAGCGTTGCCACGGATGATGCGAAGCTGCAGACCTTCTTTGGGTGGCTGCTTGACCCCGTGCATGTATGCGAAGGCCTCGTTGCCCAGACAGCGTCGGGTGATCTTGTTGGTCTTGCGCATATACGGGCCATGCCGTCGCCATTGCGGGGGGCCGAGGTGGGGTTTCTTGACGATCTTTTTGTCGATCCGGAGCATCGGGGAAGTGGCGCTGCAGAAACACTGCTGCGTGAAATCGATACCATTGCGGCAGTGCGGGGATGGGATATTGTCAGGTGGATCACCCGGGACAACAACTACCGTGCCCGTAGTTTGTATGACCGGCTGGCAGTGCGTTCAGACTGGATAACCTATGAAATGACAGCAGCATCGACGGGCCGGAAAGAGGCATGAGTGATCCCCTTTTTGTGGTCAGGAATTTTCAGCCAGAAGATGCCGATGCCGTGGTCGCGCTCTGGGACGAGTGTGGCCTGATAAGAGCCTGGAACAACCCGCATCGGGATATCCTGCGCAAGCTTGCGGATCGCAATGGTGCTTTCTGGGTTGCGACATCGGCCGATGATGTCGCCGATGATGTCGCCGATGATGTCATTGCCTCGGTCATGATTGGATATGATGGGCACCGCGGCAGCATCAATTATCTCGCCGTGGCGGCCGCATGGCAGCGAACTGGCCTCGGTGCGCACCTGATGCGTCAGGCAGAGGCCTTTCTGGTGGACCAGGGCTGTCCCAAGGTAAATCTCTGTGTGCGCAAGGACAATGAAGCGGTGTGTGCCTTTTACAACCAGCTGGGCTATGCGGTTGATGATGTCCATCTGTTTGGCAAGCGGTTGATCCCCGATGACTGAGCTGGTCTGGAACGCCGCCGGGTTAAACACAGGCAATCAGCATCGGACTGGGCTGGCTGGATCAGGGTGAATTTGTCTTCCAGATATCTTTTTGTGTGATGGATCCAAGATATTTGAAATTGATCGTCAGCATGAACTGTTCATTGCCTGAAATATCCCGGTCGGCTTCGAGATCGCGGTCATAATCAAGCGTAAAGGTCAGACAGTCCTGAAGACCACCGGTCCACTGCAAAGCGGCCGTGGCGGAATCGCGTTTGCTGCGTCCGTTTGACAGATCCCAGACCTGCGTGCCCTTCACTGTCCATCCTTTTGGAAGGTCATATGACATGGTCAGTTTGAGTTCTTCAAGATTGGACGCGGCGCTTGCAAAGTATGATTGGGCCAGCTGCTGATGTTCGACGGTATAGCCGAATTTTCCATAGCTGCCGGTGATATTCGTCCGCGATTCGTTCAGTTCCAGGTCATTCGAGGCCATGCGTCCGGCCCAAGATGCCGAAACGGGCAGGTCCGGGTTGACGGACAGGCTCGCAACAATGTCCGACAGAGCGTCACGTTCATTGACCGCGAGTCCTTTGGAGGCTTTTCCTGACAGGCGATAGCTGGCGCCGACAAAGCCCGTGACATCACCGAGGATGGCATCTCTGGCAATTGCTGAAACGCCCATATCGGCGCGTGAACCCGGTTGCAGGTAGTCATAACCCTGATAGCGGTTCAGCAGGAAAAGATTGCCTTCGTCGATGCGGTAGTCGGCAGAATCACGGTTTGGAATGTCGTCGGTCTTGTTGAGGCCGCCGACATGCACAAATTGCAAGCGAGGCTCGAGAATTGTCGAGCGATTGCGCGTGCTGACCGCGATTGGCACGCGCCAGCCTGCTGACACCAGTGGCGTCAGGCGGCTGATATCATCGGTCTTTGTGGTGGCGGCTGCCGGTTTTTTCTGAATGCTGTAATGGGCGCCGATTGCGGCTGCCTTCAGGTCGGTAACGACGCGTCCGGTCCTGATTTCGTCGCGCAGCTCTATATTGCCCGTCCATCTTGACATGTTGTGGCCATCATCATTGTCCACCTGAATGGCGGTGATTTCGGTTTTCAGTCTTTGTCCGGGGCGCAGGCCGGGTGTGATCTTTTCATAGACAACATGCGGCAGGATTGTTGGTTCACGGTCCGGGGTATCGGCTGCGTTCAAACCCTGGATATCCGATACTTCAACACGGTAATAGCGATCTCGCCTCAGCCGTTCAGCCACCACATCGGACTGAAGTTTGGTGTCGCCGTTGAACTTGTAGCGGCGCATGAATGTATCCTGGCTTGCGCGGCGCAGTCGGGCCTTCACATCCCACCCGTTTCCAATTCGTGCCCCATAACCGGCATCAATCGCCGCGACGGATTCGCGATTTTTCTTGTAGGTTTCAACAGACGCCGTGTACAGGCTGACGCCAAGTTCGGACCTGTCCCAATATTGACGGTAACGTGTTCGCAGCGCCTTGCCGCGACGCTGATAGATGAAGGGCGTAAATTCTACGTCGCGCGTATCGTCGATGACCATGAAATAGGGTATTGAGGACGTGAACCCAAGATCGGTGTTTAGCAAGAACGTCGGCGTCAGGAAGCCGCTTTGCCGCCGCACCGTCCAGTCTGGATGCGCGAGATAGGGAAGATAGCCAATCGGCACATTCATGATGTGCATCCGCACGTTCCGATGCACGATCGTCTTGGTCTCGACATTATGTCTGGTTGATGTCGCCCTTAGGTCCCAGATGGGTGTTTCGCCGTTTTCAAAATCGCAGTTGCAGGCGCTGAACCGCGACGCATCAAAAATCGACAGGCTCTCCGTTTTGATGTCACCATCTTTGGCGGTGAAGAATGACCCGTCAGGATTGCGGGTGCGCAGCGTCTCGGCAATGATGTGGGTAAACTCGCTGTCCAGTGTCATCACATCGGATTTATGTGTTGTCCCGTTGGTTTCGACGAAAACGACATTGCCGTTGGCGACAGCCCGGTCTTCGTTCTTGTTGTATCTGACCTCATCAGCTGAAAGGGTCATCCCGGCCTGCTTCATGATCACATTGCCGGTGGCGAAAAGGCTCCCGTCCTCTTCATTGATTGCAACACTGTCAGCCTCGAAACTGATCTCACCTTCGGCAGCGAATGACACGCTGAACCAGCCCAGACCCAGAATCAGAAGTATAAGAACGCGCAACATGTGATTGAATAGCATTCAGCTTTCACTCCCACAGGACAGTCATAACAGCTAGCGTGTTTTTTGCGCCAAGTCCATCCGCCGTCACTATTTCACAGTGCCATGCCACGCTGTCATTTCAGGAACCAGCCTTTGATATCAGCGCGGTGGCTCTGATGGAATCGGCGTCGGCCGCCATCTGGTCCGCGGTGAACGGAAAATCGCTCCATGCCCGCTGCTGCAGCATTGTGCGATAGTCGTCGTCATTGACAAGTTTGCCAAGTGCATCTGCAAACCCCTGCACATCGGGCGTATCGACAATATGGGCCCGTCCCTCGGCAACCTCGGGAATGCCGCCGCGTCGCGTTGTCAAAAGCGCGCTTCCGGCGGCAAGTGCCTCCAACACCGCCTTTGGCATCGGGTCATGCCAGATTGACGGGCAGGCGATAATGGCCGCTTTCTGCTGCAGCTCATGGACCTGTTCCAGCGGCAGAAATCCTGTCATCCGAGCCTGTGTGCCAAGTGGTTCGAGCGCCTTGGCAATCTGGCCTTCATAGCTTCCCGGTGCGCTGTCCTCAAAGCGGCGTGCGCCGGCGATCACAATGTCCCACTCAGGGTGATCCGGCATCACCTTTGCCAGTGCCTGGGCAAATTCCAGAATGCCCTTTTCGGGAACCATCCGGCCTGCAAGCAGGATCATCTTCTCCTTTGCCGCTGGTGCCTTCAGCCATCTTGTGGCGCCATTACGTGCCGTTGCCACTTTGCTGGCAAGCTCTCCCGCATCGGCAATTCCGTCGAGGAAACAATCCCGGATATGGTCACTGACGCAGATCACCGCCGACAGGCTGGAAAGCAGTTTGCGCCGATCCGATACCGTTCGGCTTCCTTTCATCTCACGGGGGTCATTGTGAAGATAGAGCGCCACGCGCATGTCCGGGCGCCTGGCTTTCAGATAGGCGGCAACATGGCATCTGCTGTGAACCTCGACGAGGTCGGGCGGCGGGGCGTCCCGCAGCGCATGCAGATAGGCCGCAGCGAGGCCTATATTGCTGCCATGAAGCCATTGATGGCGGGGGTGAAGTCCAAGAAAGACAGTATCGTCGAATGGTTGGTCGACAGCTGTGCCGACAATGCGGAAACAGGCCGGTGTGGCGCTGCTTCGGATCTGGTCCAGCACAACACCGGAAATGGCGCCGGCATTCGCCGGGCCAAAACGTTCCTTCGACGGCAGCAGGATATCAATCCGCGGTAGCGGCGTGATATTGGCAAGTGAGGCTGTCGGCGCTGGCGTGGCAGATGGCATGAAGCGTCGTGGTCCTGATGGCATGATTGATGGCGGAATATGGCCAGTCTATGCTACAGCCTTGGCAAGATGAAAGACTTTGCGTGTTTGCAGAGCTTATTATCAAAAAAATTGATGAAAGGTCTCCGGGTGAACGAGCAGCGTATTCTGGTGATCAAGCATGGTGCCCTTGGCGATCTGGTCCAGGGATTCGACGCCTTTGCCGGTTTGCGGGTCGGCAGGCCGGATGCCCACATAACGCTGCTGACATCGCCCGCCTTTGCTGCTTTTTCACGACGGACACCCTGGTTCGACGAAGTTGTTGAAGATCCCCGCGCATCGGTGATCAATCTGCCTCAGCTGTTTCGCATGCGCCGCTTTCTTCAGTCCGGCTGGGATATGGTTGTCGACTTGCAATGCAGCCGGCGAACGGCCCGCTATCATCAATTCCTGGTCTCGTCCGACACGCGCTGGTTTGGTACCGCAGCTGGTGCCAGCGACCCCTATCCGGATTTCACCGGCGTGAACAACGCTGACAGAATGAGGGTGGCCATTGCGATGGCGGGCGGGGATGCAGATGCGCGGGCGTCTCTTGACTGGCTTGCATCTGGCGGCGGCGCAGCTCATGACGGCAGGGATGCGGTCATTCTCGTTCCAGGATGCTCGATAGCAAAGCCAAGCAAACGATGGCCGGCAGCGTCCTATGCGGCACTGGCAAACAGCTTTCTCGCCGAGGGCCGCAAAGTGGTGATTGTTGGCACAGCTGCGGACCGCGAGGCTGCCGATGCGGTGCTTGGTGACGCTCCGGACTGTCTTGATTTGGTTGGGCAAACCAGCCTCGATGCGTTGGCTGACCTGTTCCGCAAGGCCTATGCTGTCATTGGCAATGATACAGGTCCGGTTTTTCTGGCGGCAAGGACTGGCGTGGCCACCCTGATGGTGATGGGTGGTGATACCGACCCGTCAATGTCGGCGCCCGTTGGCGCGCGGGCTGGATGGGTCAGGCAGGACGATGTCGCCAACGTCACCCTGCAGCAGGCAATCGACGCGCTGGCCACACTTCGTGCGGACGCCTGACAGGCTTCAGAATGACGACCCGGGCTGTTTCAGAAATTCGATTTCCTCGTCACGCGACGGCCGCCCAAGAATGGCGTTGCGATGCGGAAAGCGGCCAAAGCGCGCAATAATGTCGCGGTGCTTCACTGCATATTCATGGGTCAACGGGCCGGTCAGCCGTTCAAAAAGTGGCAGCGACATTTCCTGAATGGCCAGATCCTCGCTGTGCATCATTGGCATCAGCATGAATTGTCGCCATGCCGCGTCATCATGGGCCAGATAATCCCGGTCGACACAGCGAAGGCTCAACGCCAGCGCCATGTCATCGCCCGAAAATGCCTGCGGGGTGTCGCGATAGATGTTGCGCGTGAACTGGTCAAGCACAAGGATCAGCGCCAGACACCCCGCCGCATTGTCCGCCCAGCCATCCAGCCGCGAGGCCAGTGCCGCCACAACGGTTGTTTCAAACCTGTCGCGGATGGCGTCATCGAATGCGGGATCCTTCTTGTACCATTGCGCAGGTGTGCTTTCCTCGAACCAGAAGGCAAGAACCGCCTCTGATGATTGTGGCTTTGGCATGAAAGTCTCCAGGATTTGCCGCCGGGATGCGCTGACAGGTGCTGTGCTGCTCAGATCATCTTACCCGGATTCATCAAATTTTTTGGATCGATCGACGCCTTGATGGCTCTCATCACATCAAGCACTTCCGGGGCCTTGACCTTGGCAAGCTGCGCGCGTTTTGTCTGGCCAATGCCATGTTCGGCACTTATGGATCCGCCATATTTGGCGACCTTGTCATAGATCAGGTCGTACAGATCCGCTTTTTTCACGTCGAAGTCACTGTTGCTTCGTTCGTCTGCCACAAGATTGAAATGCAGATTGCCGTCGCCGATATGGCCATATCCACAGATCCACAGATTGGGGTCAATGGCTTTCACCCCGTCCACCATTTCGGCATAGAAGGGCGCGAGCGAGGACTGTGCCAGCGATATGTCGGACCGGGCCACCGCCTTTGACAGTTTGTGCGACTCCGGCGCCATCTCGCGAACATCCCACAATGCGCGGCGCTGCGCTTCGCTGGCGGCGATGGTGGCATCAAGCACCAGCCCATCTTCAAAGGCGCTGGCCAGCGTATCCTGAATAATTGTCTGCAACGGTGCCTGACCTGTTTCATCGGCCATGCCGCTGGCCGGATTGGTGCTGGCGATTTCCATCAGCACATTCATCGCGCCGCGGGTGGCAAGCGGCTGCGGGATGTTGGGAAAATGCCGAAACACAACATGCAGAATATCGGCCGGGATCAGTTCAAACGCCTCAACACCGCCGCCTGAAGCCGCCTGAAGCCGGTGCAGCAGCTGCACTGCCGCTTCGACATCACGAACTTCAGCAAAGGCGGTGGCGCGTGCAGCAGGTTGCGGAAACAGCTTCATGGTGGCGGCAGTGATCACGCCAAGTGTGCCTTCGGAGCCAACGAAAAGATGCCGAAGGTCATAGCCTGTATTGTCCTTGCGCAATCCGCTGAGAAGGTTCAGCACGCGCCCTCCCATCAGAACAACCTCGACACCAAGTGTCAGGTCACGCGTGGTGCCATAGCGCACGACGTTCAGACCGCCGGCATTGGTGCCCAGATTCCCGCCAATGGTGCAGCTTCCCTTGGCGGCGAGATTCAGCGGGAAATACAGGCCCTCTGCCTCGGTGGCTTCATGCAGCGTTTGCAGAACGCACCCCGCTTCGACTATCATAGACATGTTGGTGGGATCGATCTCGCGTATGCGGTTCATCCGCCGCAGTGACAGAACGATGCTGTGGCCCGTCTCGTCAGGCGTGGCCCCTCCCATGAATCCGGTATTGCCACCCTGTGGCACGACCACGATGTCATGCGCATCGGCAAAGGCCATCACCTGTGAAACCTGATCCGTCGTGTCGGGCATCACAACGGCAAGCGCCTGGCCATGATACTGGCCATGCCAGTCGGTCAGAAATGACGACGTCTCGGCGCTGTCGGTTTTCAGCCCGGCGTCACCGACGATATTATGAAGGCCTTTGATCAGATCTGTGGACAAGGTGGGTGTCTCCTTCGGATTTGGAACGCCATCATAGCCCCGTCGGTGGCGTGACGACAACCGACGCAACGCCGCGGACGACTCTGTTATGCGTCTTTGTATGCGTCTGTGCGGGGTGCCGCCGCGCGGCGCAACCTGTCATTGATGGCCTCACCAATTCCATCCGTGGGAATGGGCGCCACGCCGATGATCGTGCTGTCATGGGCATCGGCCCGATGCAGCATCTCAAACAGATTGGCGGCGGCCTCGACAAGATCACCTGTCGGGCTGAGATTGATCTTTTCCGTCCCGTCTCCCTGAATATCGGCAAAGCCGATCAGTTCCATGCCGGGTTTGGCATGTGTGACATTCATTTCCAGTGCGGCGCGGGGTGCATAATGGCTTGCCAGCATTCCGGGGCTGGCGGGTTGGCCGGACTCGGATGCCGGTATCGTTGTTGCCAGTTCCAGACCCGATATGACAAGGCATGCTGCCAGTTCTTCACGCGTAATGCCGCCGGGCCGCAATATGACCGCCTTGTCGCCACTGCAATCGACGACGGTTGATTCAACGCCGCTGTCACAGCGCCCCCCGTCAAGAATGATATCGACCCTGCCG containing:
- a CDS encoding N-acetyltransferase family protein, producing MITVRPVEAADHAGWERLYRGYADFYSVATDDAKLQTFFGWLLDPVHVCEGLVAQTASGDLVGLAHIRAMPSPLRGAEVGFLDDLFVDPEHRGSGAAETLLREIDTIAAVRGWDIVRWITRDNNYRARSLYDRLAVRSDWITYEMTAASTGRKEA
- a CDS encoding glycosyltransferase family 4 protein, giving the protein MPSATPAPTASLANITPLPRIDILLPSKERFGPANAGAISGVVLDQIRSSATPACFRIVGTAVDQPFDDTVFLGLHPRHQWLHGSNIGLAAAYLHALRDAPPPDLVEVHSRCHVAAYLKARRPDMRVALYLHNDPREMKGSRTVSDRRKLLSSLSAVICVSDHIRDCFLDGIADAGELASKVATARNGATRWLKAPAAKEKMILLAGRMVPEKGILEFAQALAKVMPDHPEWDIVIAGARRFEDSAPGSYEGQIAKALEPLGTQARMTGFLPLEQVHELQQKAAIIACPSIWHDPMPKAVLEALAAGSALLTTRRGGIPEVAEGRAHIVDTPDVQGFADALGKLVNDDDYRTMLQQRAWSDFPFTADQMAADADSIRATALISKAGS
- a CDS encoding LPS-assembly protein LptD, with the protein product MLFNHMLRVLILLILGLGWFSVSFAAEGEISFEADSVAINEEDGSLFATGNVIMKQAGMTLSADEVRYNKNEDRAVANGNVVFVETNGTTHKSDVMTLDSEFTHIIAETLRTRNPDGSFFTAKDGDIKTESLSIFDASRFSACNCDFENGETPIWDLRATSTRHNVETKTIVHRNVRMHIMNVPIGYLPYLAHPDWTVRRQSGFLTPTFLLNTDLGFTSSIPYFMVIDDTRDVEFTPFIYQRRGKALRTRYRQYWDRSELGVSLYTASVETYKKNRESVAAIDAGYGARIGNGWDVKARLRRASQDTFMRRYKFNGDTKLQSDVVAERLRRDRYYRVEVSDIQGLNAADTPDREPTILPHVVYEKITPGLRPGQRLKTEITAIQVDNDDGHNMSRWTGNIELRDEIRTGRVVTDLKAAAIGAHYSIQKKPAAATTKTDDISRLTPLVSAGWRVPIAVSTRNRSTILEPRLQFVHVGGLNKTDDIPNRDSADYRIDEGNLFLLNRYQGYDYLQPGSRADMGVSAIARDAILGDVTGFVGASYRLSGKASKGLAVNERDALSDIVASLSVNPDLPVSASWAGRMASNDLELNESRTNITGSYGKFGYTVEHQQLAQSYFASAASNLEELKLTMSYDLPKGWTVKGTQVWDLSNGRSKRDSATAALQWTGGLQDCLTFTLDYDRDLEADRDISGNEQFMLTINFKYLGSITQKDIWKTNSP
- a CDS encoding DUF924 family protein, producing the protein MPKPQSSEAVLAFWFEESTPAQWYKKDPAFDDAIRDRFETTVVAALASRLDGWADNAAGCLALILVLDQFTRNIYRDTPQAFSGDDMALALSLRCVDRDYLAHDDAAWRQFMLMPMMHSEDLAIQEMSLPLFERLTGPLTHEYAVKHRDIIARFGRFPHRNAILGRPSRDEEIEFLKQPGSSF
- a CDS encoding L-threonylcarbamoyladenylate synthase yields the protein MSGTGRERQTQCLDVSPSALEAGAAMLANGGLVAFPTETVYGLGGDACNAEAVAAIFAAKGRPAFNPLISHVDTAEHAFALGVETPAARALADRFWPGPLTLVLSRQPDCPIARLTSAGLDSIAIRVPASDAARRMLSIFGGPVAAPSANPSGRISPTRAAHVMAGLAGRVDIILDGGRCDSGVESTVVDCSGDKAVILRPGGITREELAACLVISGLELATTIPASESGQPASPGMLASHYAPRAALEMNVTHAKPGMELIGFADIQGDGTEKINLSPTGDLVEAAANLFEMLHRADAHDSTIIGVAPIPTDGIGEAINDRLRRAAAPRTDAYKDA
- a CDS encoding GNAT family acetyltransferase gives rise to the protein MSDPLFVVRNFQPEDADAVVALWDECGLIRAWNNPHRDILRKLADRNGAFWVATSADDVADDVADDVIASVMIGYDGHRGSINYLAVAAAWQRTGLGAHLMRQAEAFLVDQGCPKVNLCVRKDNEAVCAFYNQLGYAVDDVHLFGKRLIPDD
- a CDS encoding glycosyltransferase family 9 protein — its product is MKGLRVNEQRILVIKHGALGDLVQGFDAFAGLRVGRPDAHITLLTSPAFAAFSRRTPWFDEVVEDPRASVINLPQLFRMRRFLQSGWDMVVDLQCSRRTARYHQFLVSSDTRWFGTAAGASDPYPDFTGVNNADRMRVAIAMAGGDADARASLDWLASGGGAAHDGRDAVILVPGCSIAKPSKRWPAASYAALANSFLAEGRKVVIVGTAADREAADAVLGDAPDCLDLVGQTSLDALADLFRKAYAVIGNDTGPVFLAARTGVATLMVMGGDTDPSMSAPVGARAGWVRQDDVANVTLQQAIDALATLRADA
- a CDS encoding FAD-binding oxidoreductase codes for the protein MSTDLIKGLHNIVGDAGLKTDSAETSSFLTDWHGQYHGQALAVVMPDTTDQVSQVMAFADAHDIVVVPQGGNTGFMGGATPDETGHSIVLSLRRMNRIREIDPTNMSMIVEAGCVLQTLHEATEAEGLYFPLNLAAKGSCTIGGNLGTNAGGLNVVRYGTTRDLTLGVEVVLMGGRVLNLLSGLRKDNTGYDLRHLFVGSEGTLGVITAATMKLFPQPAARATAFAEVRDVEAAVQLLHRLQAASGGGVEAFELIPADILHVVFRHFPNIPQPLATRGAMNVLMEIASTNPASGMADETGQAPLQTIIQDTLASAFEDGLVLDATIAASEAQRRALWDVREMAPESHKLSKAVARSDISLAQSSLAPFYAEMVDGVKAIDPNLWICGYGHIGDGNLHFNLVADERSNSDFDVKKADLYDLIYDKVAKYGGSISAEHGIGQTKRAQLAKVKAPEVLDVMRAIKASIDPKNLMNPGKMI